A window of Paraburkholderia sp. ZP32-5 genomic DNA:
CGAGCCGTTCGCCGCTGATCAGCGAGCGCGGACGCGCCACCGGCATTGCCTTCGTATCGCCGGAATCCTGCAGATGCGCGTAATCGAAAGTGAAAGGCTCGTAGTAGTCGTCGATCTCGGGCAGATGGGGATTCGCAAAGATCTGCGCGAGCAATCGCCACTTGCTGCCGAGGCGCGGTTCGATCTTGCCGTCGGCCTTGCGCTTCCAGCCGCCGCGCCAGCGGTCCTGGTTCTCCCAGTCTTTCGGATAGCCGATGCCGGGCTTCGTCTCGACATTGTTGAACCACGCGTATTCCATGCCCTCGCGGCTCGTCCACACGTTCTTGCAGGTGACCGAACAGGTATGGCAACCGATGCACTTGTCGAGATTCAGCACCATCGCAATCTGTGCGCGCACCTTCATGAGGTTTCTCCCTGTCGATGTTGATGCTCGGTAGCGGGATTGACGGGATCGGGCGGCGCATCGTCGAGCCAGTCGACGTTTTTCATCTTGCGCACGATCAGGAATTCGTCGCGGTTCGAACCGACGGTGCCGTAGTAGTTGAAGCCATAGGCCAGTTGCGCATAGCCGCCGATCATATGCGTCGGTTTCAGCGCGACGCGCGTGACGGAGTTGTGAATGCCGCCGCGCGTGCCGGTAATTTCCGAGCCCGGCGTATTCACGATCTTTTCCTGCGCGTGATACATCATCACCATGCCGTGCGGGATGCGCTGACTGACGACGGCGCGCGCGCACAACGCGCCATTGGCGTTGTAGCACTCGATCCAGTCGTTATCGACGACGCCGATCTGCCGCGCGTCGGTCTCCGATAGCCAGACGATCGGGCCGCCACGCGATAGCGTCAGCATCAGCAGATTGTCCGTGTACGTGCTGTGAATGCCCCATTTCTGATGCGGCGTAATGAAATTCAGCGCGATCTCCGGGTTGCCGTTCGAACGCGTGCCAAGCATCGTCTCGTAGTTGCCGGTTTCGATCGGCGGCTTGTACACGCATAGCGATTCGCCGAACGCGCGCATCCACGTATGGTCCTGATAGAGCTGTTGGCGGCCGCTGATCGTGCGCCACGGAATCAGCTCATGAACATTGGTGTAGCCCGCGTTATACGACACGTGTTCGGATTCGATGCCGCTCCATGTCGGCGATGAAATGATCTTGCGTGGTTGCGCCTGGATGTCGCGAAAGCGGATCTTTTCATCGGCGCGCGCGTCGGCCAGATGCGCGTGCTCGATGCCGGTCAGCGCCGATACCGCGTCCCACGCTTTTACCGCGACCGCGCCGTTGGTTTCGGGCGCAAGCGACAGGATGACCTCGGCGGCGTCGAGCGCGGTGTCGATGCGCGGTCGGCCGGCCGTGCTGTTGCCGCTATTGCCGCCGTTGCCATTACTGCCATCACTTGCGACGCGATAGTTCAGTTCGCCGAGCAGTTTGACTTCTTCCTTCGTGTCCCACGAGATGCCTTTGCCGCCGTTGCCGAGTTTGTCCATCAGCGGCCCGAGCGACGTAAAGCGGTCATACGTGGCGGGGTAATCGCGCTCGACGACGATCACGGACGGCATCGTCTTGCCCGGCACGGGTTCGCATTCGCCGTGTTTCCAGTCGCGTACCTCGAATGGCTGCGCGAGTTCTCCCGGGCTATCGTGCGCGATCGGTGCCAGCACGACATCGCGTTCGACGCCGAGTTGCCCCTCGCTGAGTTCCGAAAACCGTTTGGCGATGCCTTTGAAAATCTCCCAGTCGCTCTTCGATTGCCATGCGGGATCGACTGCGGCCGACAGCGGGTGAATGAATGGATGCATGTCGGACGTGTTCATATCGTCCTTTTCGTACCATGTCGCGGTGGGCAGCACGACATCCGAATACATGCAGGTGGTCGACATGCGGAAGTCCAGCGTGACGAGCAGATCGAGCTTGCCGCGCGGCGCCTCGTCATGCCACGCAATTTCCTCGGGGCGCTTATGGCCGGATTTAAATACCTCGTCGCCCTGCACGCCATTGGTCGTGCCGAGCAGATGTCTAAGGAAGTACTCGTGCCCCTTGCCTGACGAGCCGAGCAGGTTCGAACGCCATACGAACAGATTGCGCGGAAAATTCGCGGGACTATCGGGGTCTTCGCACGCCATGCGCAGACTGCCCGCTTTCAGTTCGCCGGCGATCTTCGCGCCGGCTTGCGCCGGGTCGTTCAGCGTGCGGCCGACATCGAGCGGATTGACCGTCAGTTGCGGCGCGGACGGCAACCATCCCATGCGCTCGGCGCGCACGTTGTAGTCGATCGGCGCGCCGTGAAAGCGCGTCTTGTCTTCGAGCGGAGAGAGCAGCGCGGTCGGATCCATCGGGTCATAGCGCCATTGGTCCGTGTGTGCGTAGAAGAACGATGTCGCGTTCATCTGGCGCGGCGGCCGGTTCCAGTCGAGCGCGAATGCAAGCGCGGTCCAGCCGGTTTGCGGACGCAGCTTTTCCTGCCCGACGTAATGTGACCACCCGCCGCCGGATTTGCCGATACAGCCGCACATGATCAACATATTGATGATCGCGCGGTACGACATGTCCATATGGAACCAGTGATTGATCCCCGCGCCGATGATGACCATCGACTTGCCCTGCGTCTTATGCGCGTTCTCCGCGAACTGCCGCGCGACATTGATCACGTCCGCGCGTTTTACGCCGGTGATCGCTTCCTGCCATGCGGGCGTGTACGGCAGATCGTCGTCGTAGCTGGTAGCAATGTGCTCGCCGCCGAGCCCTTGATCGAGACCGTAGTTCGCGACGAACAGGTCATAGACGGTGGCGACCAGCATGTCGCCGTTGCGGGTCGCGATTCGGCGCGCGCCGATCTTGCGCGACAGTGTCGACGCATGCGCGGTGTGATTGAAGTGCGGATGGCGGATATTGCCAAAGTATGGGAAAAGCACGTCGAGCGCTTCGTCGTGCGCGTCGACGAGCGTCAGCCGCGGCACGATTTCGG
This region includes:
- a CDS encoding nitrate reductase subunit alpha — translated: MSHFLDRLRYFTTTRTQFSDGHGAVTDEDRKWEDAYRQRWQHDKIVRSTHGVNCTGSCSWKIYVKGGIVTWETQQTDYPRTRPDMPNHEPRGCSRGASYSWYLYSANRLKYPLVRSALVKLWRERRQTLDPVQAWQSIVEDEAARRGYQMRRGLGGFIRSTWDEVNEIVAAANVYTVKHHGPDRVVGFSPIPAMSMVSYAAGSRYLSLIGGVCLSFYDWYCDLPPASPQTWGEQTDVPESADWYNSTFIMMWGSNVPQTRTPDAHFMTEVRYKGTKIVSIFPDYAEGAKFGDIWLHPKQGTDAALALAMGHVILKEFHLAGKSDYFADYCRRFTDMPCLVRLVERDGRYVPERLVRASDFDDALGQANNPDWKTVVIDTRTNDVVVPVGSAGFRWGQKEGEDKGKWNLQEQSATGAEIVPRLTLVDAHDEALDVLFPYFGNIRHPHFNHTAHASTLSRKIGARRIATRNGDMLVATVYDLFVANYGLDQGLGGEHIATSYDDDLPYTPAWQEAITGVKRADVINVARQFAENAHKTQGKSMVIIGAGINHWFHMDMSYRAIINMLIMCGCIGKSGGGWSHYVGQEKLRPQTGWTALAFALDWNRPPRQMNATSFFYAHTDQWRYDPMDPTALLSPLEDKTRFHGAPIDYNVRAERMGWLPSAPQLTVNPLDVGRTLNDPAQAGAKIAGELKAGSLRMACEDPDSPANFPRNLFVWRSNLLGSSGKGHEYFLRHLLGTTNGVQGDEVFKSGHKRPEEIAWHDEAPRGKLDLLVTLDFRMSTTCMYSDVVLPTATWYEKDDMNTSDMHPFIHPLSAAVDPAWQSKSDWEIFKGIAKRFSELSEGQLGVERDVVLAPIAHDSPGELAQPFEVRDWKHGECEPVPGKTMPSVIVVERDYPATYDRFTSLGPLMDKLGNGGKGISWDTKEEVKLLGELNYRVASDGSNGNGGNSGNSTAGRPRIDTALDAAEVILSLAPETNGAVAVKAWDAVSALTGIEHAHLADARADEKIRFRDIQAQPRKIISSPTWSGIESEHVSYNAGYTNVHELIPWRTISGRQQLYQDHTWMRAFGESLCVYKPPIETGNYETMLGTRSNGNPEIALNFITPHQKWGIHSTYTDNLLMLTLSRGGPIVWLSETDARQIGVVDNDWIECYNANGALCARAVVSQRIPHGMVMMYHAQEKIVNTPGSEITGTRGGIHNSVTRVALKPTHMIGGYAQLAYGFNYYGTVGSNRDEFLIVRKMKNVDWLDDAPPDPVNPATEHQHRQGETS